The Juglans regia cultivar Chandler chromosome 1, Walnut 2.0, whole genome shotgun sequence nucleotide sequence GCTTTGTGCGGTGGAGAATCTACACTCCTCCCCAGTTAAGCCCCAGTCATGGTCATGAAAGTTCCGGCAATCGGGTATCGAAATCCGGGCAGGAAGCCCACTTGCCGGGAGTGGAGAAGACAGTGTTTGATAAGTTGGGTCATCACCAAAATCTGAAACTGAAGTGTTTGTTCGACGGGATCTTGATTTAGGCCTGCCAGTATCGACCTCTACAATTTTGGGGCTTTCATCAATGGAGTTAATTGCGGTGTCCAGAGAAGCTGACAGCCTTCTGCTGTGGAGTGGGCCTGTGTGTTCACTTCTAGTGTCATCGAATCTCTCCTGCAAAATTAGAGCAAACAATAATGACTATAAATGCAAATGCAGATAATAAAatgttctatatttttatttacttttgtgGAAAATTTGAAACTTGGGTTTTTGAGTAATCACCATGGATTTTCGCGCTCGGATTTCAAATCTGTTAGTTTCATTGTTGATGATCCCGCGAGCTTTCTGGGAACGAACAGTGGCCTGAGCTCTAATAAGAGCCAACATACAGTGAAGAGTTGCAGTCGCCTGTTTGCGCACTAAATAACCTCTAACCAGTGCCTGTATCTTCACCAGTCCTTTTAGTGCTCGCAGGGCCTTTCTGGCCTATATTCAGAATCCAAGATCCAAGgaaaaatttcaatttctaGATATCCAAACAGATAACAGAATTAGAAACTAAATTGAGTATTCAGGTCCTAGCAGTTCTAAAACAAAAGCTAATATGCTTATGTAAAGACTCGTTTTTTAGCAACTGACTAGATCTTTAAGTCCGAAGTCAgttgttttttcttcattttcagtGAATTTTGTTCAGCAGAGACCATAAACTTGAACATTCAAATCCACACGCAAGGTTTCAAAGTGCACCTACGGCTAAAAACACTGATACATAGCAAATATTTGATTTTGGCACGCTAATCTTAAGACACACTTACCAAATATCCCCTAAAGACGGTCTGAACCTTCACAGCAGCCCACCTCTCATGTCCACCACCAAACATGGAGCCCCTTCCATGGCTGGTTAGCCTGACAACCGCCACCGCCGCCTGCGCAGCAGCCACTG carries:
- the LOC108987229 gene encoding protein IQ-DOMAIN 14-like, whose translation is MGRATRWLRGLFGIKKDKESSNSSDQKDKKRGSFGNSGRDSSGLCHNPGTIPPNISAAEAAWLKSYYTESEKEQNKHAIAVAAATAAAADAAVAAAQAAVAVVRLTSHGRGSMFGGGHERWAAVKVQTVFRGYLARKALRALKGLVKIQALVRGYLVRKQATATLHCMLALIRAQATVRSQKARGIINNETNRFEIRARKSMERFDDTRSEHTGPLHSRRLSASLDTAINSIDESPKIVEVDTGRPKSRSRRTNTSVSDFGDDPTYQTLSSPLPASGLPARISIPDCRNFHDHDWGLTGEECRFSTAQSTPRFFNSNAPATPAKSVCADNFFRGYGNFPNYMANTQSSKAKLRSYSAPKQRPEPGPKKRLSLNEMMESRSSLSGVRMQRSCSQAQEVISFKNAIMGKLQRSSEFVREPAERHYSLQRRL